A single region of the Biomaibacter acetigenes genome encodes:
- a CDS encoding ABC transporter substrate-binding protein → MRNLIISKKLVFLITVLLVISITLAGCGGQNDSNASGQKQSNAPMQIAFFVWTSTPITDFDPSVEFSNGVVTLNNIYETLLRYDPLEKKFKPVLATDYNKSEDGLTWNFHIRKGVKFHDGTDLNAEAVKFSIERTIKLGKGASFIWDPVKEINVKDEYTVEFKLKYPAPMDLIASSAYGAFIMSPTAVKSNPEGWLTQGHEAGTGPYKLESFQMGQEVVLTKFDDYWGGWEGKHFDKAIIKKVPETATRRQMLEKGEVDVTRDLPYEDVEALKNNQNVVVETGPSFENLLMLFNTDKKPLDNKLVRQALSYAFPYDDVVKYAMGGYATQARGAVPYGLWGHGENLFQYKYDLEKAKELLKQAGYPNGGFKLLLTYVAGDEAEKKTAELYKSELSKLNIELEIRAMPWESQWEMARDKDPNKRQDIFTFYWWPDVPGPYTYLYNLFHSQDEIVFNLAYWENREFDNLVDEGSRQSGIDMTKAEELFIKAQEILVEEAPAIFIYDKQYIKIFNKSLKGYKDNPAYPNVVFFYETYREK, encoded by the coding sequence TTGAGAAACTTAATTATCTCTAAAAAGCTTGTTTTTCTAATTACTGTTCTTTTAGTTATCAGTATAACTCTCGCAGGGTGTGGTGGGCAGAACGATTCAAACGCATCAGGGCAAAAACAATCTAATGCCCCTATGCAAATTGCCTTCTTTGTCTGGACCAGTACTCCAATTACGGACTTTGACCCAAGCGTTGAGTTTTCAAACGGTGTTGTTACTCTTAACAATATCTATGAAACACTTTTGAGATATGACCCGCTGGAAAAGAAATTCAAACCCGTGCTGGCCACGGATTATAATAAGAGTGAAGACGGTTTGACCTGGAATTTTCATATCAGGAAGGGTGTCAAATTCCACGACGGCACGGATTTAAATGCTGAAGCTGTAAAATTTTCAATTGAAAGGACTATAAAGCTTGGGAAAGGAGCTTCATTCATTTGGGATCCGGTGAAAGAGATAAATGTAAAAGATGAATATACTGTCGAATTCAAACTCAAATATCCGGCGCCCATGGATTTAATCGCATCATCGGCATATGGGGCTTTCATCATGTCACCCACTGCGGTGAAGTCAAATCCCGAAGGATGGCTGACCCAGGGACATGAAGCGGGCACCGGTCCTTACAAGCTTGAAAGCTTTCAGATGGGCCAGGAGGTGGTCCTGACAAAATTTGACGATTACTGGGGAGGATGGGAAGGTAAACATTTTGACAAGGCAATAATCAAAAAAGTCCCCGAGACTGCAACCCGCCGCCAGATGCTGGAAAAGGGGGAAGTGGACGTTACAAGGGACCTTCCATATGAAGATGTAGAAGCCTTGAAGAATAACCAAAATGTTGTTGTAGAGACAGGTCCGTCTTTTGAAAATCTGTTAATGCTGTTTAACACCGATAAGAAACCTCTGGACAACAAACTTGTAAGGCAGGCGTTATCGTATGCCTTTCCGTATGATGATGTGGTTAAATATGCAATGGGTGGTTATGCAACTCAGGCTAGAGGTGCGGTCCCCTATGGCCTCTGGGGGCACGGAGAAAACCTGTTCCAGTATAAATATGATTTGGAGAAAGCAAAAGAATTATTGAAACAGGCCGGCTATCCCAACGGCGGTTTCAAGTTGCTGCTAACTTATGTAGCAGGGGACGAAGCCGAAAAGAAGACAGCGGAACTTTATAAATCCGAACTTTCAAAACTAAATATAGAGTTGGAAATCAGAGCAATGCCCTGGGAGTCCCAGTGGGAAATGGCAAGAGATAAGGATCCTAACAAGCGCCAGGACATATTTACTTTTTACTGGTGGCCGGATGTCCCAGGCCCTTATACCTATCTTTACAACTTGTTCCACAGCCAGGATGAAATTGTGTTTAACCTGGCCTATTGGGAAAACAGGGAATTTGACAATCTGGTTGATGAGGGTTCGAGACAAAGCGGCATTGACATGACGAAAGCGGAAGAACTGTTTATCAAGGCGCAGGAAATACTCGTTGAAGAAGCCCCCGCAATCTTTATATATGACAAGCAGTATATAAAAATTTTCAATAAGTCATTAAAAGGTTACAAAGATAATCCCGCTTATCCAAACGTAGTGTTCTTCTATGAAACCTATCGCGAAAAATAA
- a CDS encoding ABC transporter permease → MKTFIAKRLLLGILVLFGVILITFTLTRVIPSNPAAQWVGPRATAEQIKAARIELGLDKPLYIQFGRYLQNLLKGNLGYSLKSHQPVINELKTYIPATMELVLLSTIGAIFIGLPLGVMSAKRKDEWVDHICRFFSVGAVSLPTFWIGIFLQLVFYRWLGILPMGDQLSMNIKLMYNIPKITGFLTLDSLITGNFIVFKDALTHLVLPGITIALYPIGLVARMTRSALLEILNEDYIRAARSYGLPERMVLWSYALKNSLGPTVTVVTLSIGYTLVNTFLVESIFSWPGIGNYVATAVISLDYPAIMGVTIFSACAYVILNLIADIIIAMDPRVRI, encoded by the coding sequence TTGAAGACTTTTATTGCAAAACGATTGCTACTGGGTATTCTGGTATTGTTTGGAGTCATATTAATTACTTTTACACTTACAAGAGTCATACCTTCCAATCCCGCCGCCCAATGGGTAGGGCCAAGAGCCACGGCGGAACAGATAAAGGCAGCGAGGATAGAACTGGGCCTGGACAAACCTTTATACATTCAGTTTGGAAGGTATTTACAGAATTTACTGAAGGGCAACCTTGGTTATTCATTAAAATCCCATCAACCTGTGATAAATGAATTAAAGACGTATATACCCGCCACAATGGAGCTTGTCCTCCTATCTACAATCGGAGCAATCTTTATCGGTCTGCCGCTAGGGGTAATGTCCGCAAAGAGAAAAGACGAATGGGTTGACCACATCTGCAGATTTTTTTCCGTAGGGGCGGTATCCCTCCCAACATTCTGGATAGGCATATTTCTTCAACTTGTTTTTTACAGATGGCTGGGCATACTGCCGATGGGCGACCAGCTGAGCATGAACATAAAACTGATGTACAACATCCCCAAAATAACCGGATTTTTAACTTTAGACAGCTTAATTACAGGGAATTTTATAGTCTTTAAAGATGCGTTGACCCACCTTGTCCTTCCAGGCATAACAATAGCGCTGTATCCCATAGGGTTGGTGGCCCGCATGACACGGTCGGCACTGCTGGAGATATTAAACGAAGACTATATAAGAGCGGCAAGGTCTTACGGCCTGCCGGAGCGCATGGTCTTGTGGTCATATGCCCTTAAAAATTCTTTGGGGCCCACAGTCACAGTAGTAACCCTATCAATAGGTTACACACTGGTAAACACATTTCTGGTGGAATCCATATTCAGCTGGCCGGGCATAGGGAACTATGTGGCAACAGCCGTAATAAGCCTGGACTATCCGGCAATAATGGGAGTTACAATATTTTCCGCCTGCGCTTATGTCATATTGAATTTAATCGCAGACATAATCATCGCCATGGACCCGCGCGTTCGGATATAG
- the nikC gene encoding nickel transporter permease, giving the protein MFGKMFSPEVFKPRIRELKLSIYLLNKNKLTRLSMITVLLLIALAILAPFIAPYPSHIYGIANPQDKLLPPSAKYIFGTDELGRDVFSRVLYGTRISLQTAILAVGLALLIGIPLGAIAGATGGYVDEIIMRITDIFLSFPPLLLAIAIAAFLGPNLQNAMLAIAISWWPWYTRLVRGQAVSIRERQFVKAAKAIGTPHFKIVFGHIVPNCIAPVIVQASMDLGGVILTAASLSFLGLGAQPPTPEWGLMVSTSRNYFLNAWWYSFFPGIAIFITVLAFNLLGDGLREIMDPKTRKY; this is encoded by the coding sequence ATGTTTGGCAAAATGTTTTCACCGGAGGTATTTAAGCCTCGAATAAGGGAATTGAAATTATCTATCTATCTTTTAAATAAAAACAAATTAACCCGGCTGTCCATGATAACTGTTTTGCTTTTGATTGCCCTTGCTATTTTAGCACCCTTTATTGCTCCGTACCCGTCACATATATACGGTATTGCAAATCCCCAGGACAAGCTGTTGCCCCCGTCGGCAAAATACATTTTTGGCACCGACGAACTGGGAAGAGATGTATTCAGCCGCGTTCTGTATGGAACCAGGATATCCCTCCAGACGGCTATACTGGCAGTAGGTCTGGCGCTCCTGATAGGCATTCCACTGGGAGCCATAGCAGGTGCTACCGGGGGATATGTGGATGAAATAATCATGAGGATAACCGACATATTTTTGAGTTTCCCTCCACTTCTTCTCGCAATAGCCATCGCTGCATTTCTTGGTCCAAATTTACAGAACGCAATGCTGGCCATAGCCATTTCATGGTGGCCGTGGTATACAAGATTGGTAAGAGGGCAGGCGGTTTCCATAAGGGAGCGGCAGTTTGTAAAGGCGGCAAAGGCAATAGGGACGCCTCATTTTAAAATAGTATTCGGCCATATAGTGCCCAACTGCATTGCACCGGTAATAGTTCAGGCTTCAATGGATTTAGGTGGAGTCATATTGACTGCGGCTTCCTTAAGCTTTCTTGGTTTAGGCGCTCAGCCTCCCACTCCCGAATGGGGTTTGATGGTAAGCACAAGCCGAAACTATTTTTTGAACGCATGGTGGTACAGCTTTTTCCCCGGCATTGCCATATTCATTACAGTTCTGGCTTTTAACCTTTTAGGTGACGGTCTGAGGGAAATAATGGACCCGAAGACAAGAAAGTATTGA